From one Culex quinquefasciatus strain JHB chromosome 3, VPISU_Cqui_1.0_pri_paternal, whole genome shotgun sequence genomic stretch:
- the LOC6047732 gene encoding 40S ribosomal protein S25 has product MPPKKDTKGAAKQPQKTQKKKEGSGGGKAKKKKWSKGKVRDKLNNQVLFDKATYEKLYKEVPAYKLITPSVVSERLKIRGSLAKRGLRELCVKGLIKQVVHHHAQVIYTRTTKGDDPVA; this is encoded by the exons ATG CCTCCGAAGAAGGACACCAAGGGAGCGGCAAAGCAGCCGCAAAAGACCCAGAAGAAGAAGGAGGGGTCCGGCGGCGGCAAGGCCAAGAAGAAGAAGTGGTCCAAGGGAAAGGTTCGCGACAAGCTGAACAACCAGGTCCTGTTCGATAAGGCCACCTACGAGAAGCTCTACAAGGAAGTGCCCGCCTACAAGCTGATCACCCCGTCCGTCGTGTCCGAACGTCTGAAGATTCGCGGATCGCTGGCCAAGCGCGGCCTTCGGGAGCTGTGCGTCAAGG gactGATCAAGCAGGTCGTTCACCACCACGCTCAGGTCATCTACACCCGCACCACCAAGGGAGACGATCCGGTGGCGTAA